The sequence CCCcgccatccaaaaaaaaaaaagcctccttAACAGTTTTCTGTCTGATTAAATACCATCTTCCCTTCTCCCCCACTGCAAGCTACCCACACTCCTACCTTGAACAGGCAAAGGAAAGGAAGATGAATGGGATGGTGGCAGCCCTCCCACCTATaatataatttatctgaataatgaACCCTAATTGGGcccctcagttaaaaaaaaaaagggtttgaCTGGAGGCCCTGGAAGGGTGGGAGGGTAGGTCAGAAGGAAAGATGGCTGCTGGTGGTGGCTTTGGCTGGCCAGCAAGCTTGACTAGGGAAGAAAGGTGTCTCTGTGTCCAATCCTCTTACCGTGACCATAACCCCCTAcatggagaggaaggaaggaactgGTGAATGTGGTAAATGTGTGATGGGGGGGAGTCAAGGGGGAATCTGCATCCTCTGGAACTCCAGGAATCTGACCACCAGAACCAACCAGTGTCAACTCTTTGTTTCCCGGAGCAGGGCTCTATTGGGGGAGCTCAAGCCtcgcccctcccccccccccccaggtcttttcttttttggaggggATGGAGAGAGGGGCGGGGCCCGGGCCCTGCTTTGTGTGcggttggtggggtgggggtggtggcaaGAATTTCAGGCTCCTTTCTGATGCAGACCCTGTGAGGCAGGCTCAGTGGGGCTGCACGCCGATTACCTATCTGATAAGAGAGGAATTCAAACTATGTGTCTTAgaaaggggtggggtggagggggccaAGGAGCCACCCCTGGAGACCACCAGTCTAAATCTTGGCTGATTATGGTGAGGTCcccacagggattttttttttcccctttatcttttcaaaggaaAAGATGGTCTTAAGCTGACCTCAAATCCTCCAGTGATAGAGTGGGTGAACTAAGAAGACTAGTCAATTTCAAATGTCCCCATTTATATTATCCTCTGGTTCTCACATTAAGCCTAGAAGGTGTAGATGCAGAAGACTGGTGCTCAATAAACTGGAGCTCAGAAAGGGGATATTTTTCTGAGTTTCCGCTGCTAGTTAGCGATAAAAACTAGGGTTAAAATGCTGGGTCATTTGACACTTCTTTCTCACTGTTACCCCACCCTCATCCAGTCGGAAAAGGTTGGTGATAATTGCCAGTTGGGATTTATATGTGGCAGTCAATGTGTTAACTACTTTTCATGCTTAAAACCTCACAGCACCACCATAAAATTAGTACTTACTCCATTTTGTAGGCTAACACAGAAAGCGGGGATAGGCTGTAGGACTCTAAACCTTTGCTCTTAATCACTTATCTATCTGCTGAATCACAGAGAACTGGGAGTGTTCCACCCTAAGAGCCCACTAGGCAAATGGGAGAAGCTGAGTTTACCTGGGTCAAGAATGCTCTTGGTCTGGATCCTCCAGCATCTCCTGATTCACTGGCTTGTCCCAGCTCAATAAGAGACACGTCAGATTTAACATCAAATTCAGGGCGGTGGTTATGCAACTGGGAGGAGGAAAgaattttcacttttctgaaatgttttaatGTTCTGCTTTAATGCTCCACATTCAGATTGGGGGAAGGGAGTGAGTCATCACAACCCTGTCTGTTCTATGTGAATAAGAAGGGGGAGGATCCCAAACCTTTGGAATATTTCATTcattgatatttattgagcatatgtCCTGCCTGCCTAATCTTCATTAAAACTTTAGGTAAATAGCTACTGTTATCTCATTGTCTGAAAGATCTGAGGCCCAGAGGTGGGTAACTCACCAAGATTAAACACAATGCCAGAAATTGGTGGAATCAGCATTTCATCAACCAGGATGTATCTGACACCTGAGCCTATGCTTTTAATTACCTCAGTGGAAGTTCTGTCTTAGGCAATATCatctaaattaaaagaaaaatgtaagtgaCTAAGGAATTGGGGATCCCATCTGGCAAAAGAGCATGTTCCATCTAAGTCCCAATTTGAAATAGCcaccttgccccacccccaccagctacAGCATAAGAGGCCTCAAGCCAGGACTAGGTACATGGTGATCCCTTTTGCTTCTGAACCGCATTTTCAACAAGGACTACACCTTGTTGACATATTTGACATGTTCTTTGGATATTTTGGAAGGTATCTATAATGAAGTCTGTTCTGTGCAGGGTCTAGGAGAGGCTGTCATTCCACTAATGTGTTATTGATGCAGAAAATGGCAAGGTGAAATGGGCTATCCAGTCCAGAACTCTGGGTTCTTCTGACCCTGGTGTTGCCACTCAACTGTTTGAAtaactcctttttttcttttaaattttggttcAAACAAGCAGTGTTTTAGTGAGATCATTCCACACAGTATTTgaagtctttttcttcctttaaatgtttctttctttaaataacgTGGGATTATCTTCCCAAGTTATACAATTAAAGCCTACTTCCTTGTTCATTAATTCATCCAAAATGTGCTAGGCATTATTTAGGTGTCAAAATGCCGCAGTGAACAAAGCAAGGACTTTACATTCTTTTGAATGGCTTTATggtatttttgttctttgtttattttttttgaacCAGTGAGATATTGAATATATGTGTCATGCTAGGTCCTCCTGCAAATTATTCTGTTCTGTGAGTCTTTTTTCATATTGATTTACagttatttttatagatttatcAGTTTAGTTatgtcataatttaaaaaaaaaaactgttccagTTTTTTCCTCTTAACATTTAGATTGTTAattcttccaaaatattttacatacataTGATGTAAAGTATAAATTTCTGGCTTCATTTCCTAGTGAATAACTGGTTTCTCAATAGTACtatttatggaaatattttcctTACCTGATGATTTCTGCACTTATTTTTGGATCTTCCAGTAGATTTTCTCTTCTAATCCACTGATCTATCTGCTTGGATCACACTGACTTTTCCCTTCAACTTTCAGTAACATTGTTTTGATACAATTTCAAATTTGGGAAAAGGTTGCAAGAATAGTATGAAGAACTCCCATATAACCTCTACCCAGATACatcaattgttaacattttgtactatttgctttattgtttgttttttttttatcccttaTACAGATTTCAAGCATCTTTATCTTTACAATATTTCAGCATTTTTTCTAGAATATGGCTATTGTCTTAGGTAACTTCGGTACAATGATCAAAATTAGGGAACTTAACACGTTTGCCTACATTCCATGCACAAATTTTGTCAGTTCTCctaatattttctcccgttctaaGAGCCAGTCAGAAGTATGTGTGCCGCTCAGTTTCTTTACTTCGTAGGGGTTTATCTTTCATGACTGACATCTTTTAAGTGTATAGGCCTGTTACgttatattttacaattttacatTGGTTGATTCCTTATAAATGCTATGATTAACAATTTTTTCCTGCTGTTTTATTTTACTGAGAACTTTCAATGAGAATAGCTGCCAAAAATGCTATGGCATCTGTTTATGTAGTGATTGTTCCTGATGTAACGTAGAATTTTTGTTCTTAATGGTGACTTCCAATCACAGTGTCTttaccaataaaatggaaatgttacACCCTTACTCTTCAATCCTTAGAGGAACATGTGTATGCAGGTGTGAGGTGTGATGATGAAGACTAACATTAAAATCTACCATGTTTCTCTCCCCCAGAGTAAGCTGCACATGGAGGGCTTCCGGAGCCTGAAGGAGGGTGAGGCCGTGGAGTTCACCTTTAAGAAGTCCGCCAAGGGCCTGGAATCGATCCGCGTCACCGGCCCTGGTGGGGTGTTCTGTATTGGGAGTGAACGGCGACCCAAAGGGAAGAATATGCAGAAACGCAGATCAAAGGGAGACAGGTATAGACTGGAAGGCAGCTTCTGTGGGTTAGCAGGGATGATGAGCACTCTTCCATTCTTGCTTTCCCATTCTTGGTTGGACCAGATGCCAAAGATAAAGTGAAGCCTGGGGCCCCTGGCAACATCTGGATGTGGGAGGCAAAGAGAGGGTGGTATGTATGGAAGGTACTTCATGACCTACTTTTCTACTTGATAAGTAATTAGGTTCTGGGAGCTCTAGCTTTGATTGCTAAATGGGGATTGTGATACTAACCTCACACGCTATTTTAGAACTAAAGGAGACCATGGATAAGAAAGTGTATGTGGTGAGGCCAAGACAGTACATCTGTagttgttgcttcttcacctccaAATGACTGGTTTCTTTCCTGTTCCGTGTGCAAACAGATTCTGGCCCTttaatttcttctctattttaatGAATGAGAGGTACTGTTTTTAAGGGTATGGTAGCTCTCAGTTGGGGGCCAGGATTTCCATTCTTGGTATTTTTAATTTGTCATGAATCTCAAGCTGCCATCTAGATATTACAGGCCTGGAAGGGACTCAGAGATATCTAGTCATATACCCCTTTTCTAAGTGCTGAAATCGGTCCCCAGGAAGGGAAGTGGGTCCAAAGTAACAACTAAAACCAGAGCCCAGGGGTCCTCACTCAGAGGAAACATTGTGGTCTCTTCTCACGCCTTCCTCTCAACTTTACTGTCTTGCTTGATGCTAGGTGCTACAACTGTGGAGGTCTAGACCATCATGCCAAGGAATGCAAACTGCCACCCCAGCCAAAGAAGTGCCATTTCTGCCAGAGCATCAACCATATGGTAGCCTCGTGCCCACTGAAAGCCCAGCaagctcccagctcccagggaAAGCCAGCCTACTTtcgggaggaggaagaagagatccATAGCTCTGCCATGCTCCCAGAGGCTCAGAATTGAGCAACAGTGGGTGGGGGCTATCCTTTTGTGATCAGAAAGCTTTGAGGAGCAGGCATCAATCGGCAGAGTGGAGAAAGTGGGGACAGGGTGGGTAGGGGGCAGCTGGCACTGCCATATATCTGAGGCTGGAGTCCACAGCATCATCCCCTCTTCCCTCTTGGTGGGAAGAAGGGGTGAGGCAAAGAAACTCCAATTAGCTTTTTCCAAATGCATATGAGGGCTTTGGGGGTTAACCCTCCCTGCATGCTTTATATGAGTCTCCACCCCCAGAATCTCCAGCTTTTGAAAGTGGCCTGGGTAGGGAAGTTGTTTTAAAGAAGAATATGGAATAGTATTTCCCATATCAGAGTGTAAAGATTAAGAAGAACAGATTGATGAACCCAGCCAACAAGCCACCACATTCCATGGGAGGAAACATCTTGGGGGGGCAGCAGggttttcctcttctctcctcatAAACACCTCTTGGGACAGAATGCTAAGAACTGTCCCAAGTAATGGATTATGATGACAGATAAAGGGGTGATCGAGGAAACAGCTGCAGACTTGGTGCTTCTGAGCTCACTCTCACCCCATTCTGGGCcaactgaattttatttatttgctgcctTGGGTGACTGTACCTTGGGTCCCACTTTCTCCAGGATGCCAACTGCACTAGCTGTGTGCGAATGACGTATCTTgtgcattttaacttttttttttttttcgtaatATAAATATTctggttttgtatttttgtgtattttaatctAAGGCCCTCATTCCTGCACTGTGTTCTCAGGTACGTGAGCAATCTCAGGGATAAGTCAGCAGCAGCTCCGGGTCTGCACAGCAGGAATGCTTTTTGTTGCTGTATCATCAGAGAGAACAACTATTTGGAGTGTATAGCCTATTGAACTACCTCATTTTTGCCAATTAGAGCTGGCTCTTCTGCCATAGTGTCCTCTTAAAACCCCTCCATCTTCAGCGTTTCATGAGAGACTAGGTTTTAACTGGGTTGCTCCATGACTTGGTCTCCTTCCTACTGAAAGACTAGAAATTGGTCTGAACAGGAAAACGTGGTGCAGAGAGGTTAGGAGAGGCTGGGCCAGGTAAGAAGTGCAGAGAGGGGAAGCCAAGATTAGGCAAAGGTCATCTGTATGTGTGATAAAGGATTCCTGTTCCAGATCTATAATCCCAGGGCTTGCTTTATATACCAGATCCATCCTTCACCTGACTGGGCTAGGCTGACCATGCACAACAGGGGGTGTGTGTTTTATAAAAAATGGAGGTTGGTAAGGAGAGGTTTTTAAGAACAATGCCTCTGTACACATCTTGAGCTGCCCAAGGATGGATATGTGAAGCAAGGACAAGATCTTTAATGATTCTGGGCTTTTCCTCCTTGGCTTCTGGAGAGACCATCAGCAATGGCTTCTTTGTGGTTCCTAGAGCCAGGGTCCTACCCTGCTGCAGCAGTGATTAGTATCATGGCAGCTAAAGGAGAaagggtggtggggggcggggtgcgtTTACAAGCTGTGAGATCACTGCAGACCTACCTCACTGTGTTGTCACGGGGCAAATGCAATAGAACGCATTGGGTGATGTGTGTCTGATCCTTGTCTCTCCCAACTGCTGCCCCCCTCTAGTTTTTATATTTGTCTGGGCTTTGTAGGACTTCACAAGTAGCTGATTTGGTGATTACTGGGTGGCCTAGTTTGTGTGAATATAATGTTGGTCTTCTCCATGTTCTTTTGGGGTTTTATTGTTTACAAACTTCTTTTTATATTGAGAAAAATAGCCAAAGCATCTTTGACAAAATGTTCTGCACCAGGCAAAAAGATCTGAAACATACGCTTGGGGGCCCCTCTTCTGGAAGTTGGGGGGGGGGTCTTGAACTACACTTTCGTGTTCCCCTTCCTCTATTTCCTATTTCAAACAAGATCTGTCCTAAAAACTAGATTCCTACCCCCTCCTCTTCCACGTTTGTGCCCCCCAAAATAGACCATATACCTATACATTTAATTTGTGGGGTATCTGTGATTAAGTGATTTGTGCAAAAATCCTGAAGAAGCTAAGATCTCTCCATCCCTTGTTCCCAATCTCGAGTCATGTCCATTCCTTGATGTGATTCATGCTACTCGGACTGCTGTATTTGGATGGATCAAGACCAACTTTAATTTCTAATCCAAGGGTAGAGAGGAGCAATGAAGGGGGCCTTCCATGTAGAAGGTGGGGCTGGGAGACCACGAAAGGAAGGATGAATGTATATCCAAGTCACTCAGGAACTTTTATGCAGGTGCAAGAAACTTATGTCAAAGTAGCCACAAGATTGTTTAATAGCAGACGGACGAATGTAACTCCATGTTTACTGCTAGAAACCAAAGCTTTGTATGAAATCTTGAAtttatggggagggagggagggtagaAAAGCATGTACCCATCTGTTTTCCTCATCCCTTCTCATTCCTGAACGGCAGGAGACAGCCCCTTGGGCTTTGGTGACCCCATCTGGGCAGTGTTTATTTGATGGCTGATTTTGCGGTGCCAGGTACTTCCTTTCccatttgctatcattttgtaACACACACACTGAcccttttcccttccctttcttttccttgggaatatacaataaataaaaacttattgGTACTGAAACTGTCATCTTGGTTGATATTTAAGGCGCCTTCCTCCTACCGTTATTTCCACCTTCTTGGATTGGGACTCAGAAGTCATGAGAAGAACCATTAAGTTTTCGGTTCAGCCATTTTCTTAGGAGTGAATCTTGAAAGTTCAGTCTTTTTAGCACCTCATTATAGTGGATTTTTGTTTCTACTTAAGGCCTCTGGTCCTTTCCTTGGAAGCTGCCACATTCAAGAGGGGATTAAGGGCTTGGCATGCATAAGAATGGGGTTGCCTGTGCCACTGGCTGGGATGAAAGGATGGGGCCATGGCTTGGGGCATGAGACCCTAATAATACTTTGTCCCTTGCTCCTCAAAGCCCTTTACAAATCTTAATTAATTAACCCCCTGTAGCAACCCAGGAAGGAAAATACTGGAAACTGGGGAAAGTGAGGCCAGAGGAGATACACTGACTAGTTACAAACACATGTTAACAATTTCGCTAGCCTTCTATTTCTTAACATCTAGCTCCCCCCATAAAAAAGAGGGTTTACTTGATTGGAAGCATACCAACTATCACACAAAGGGCAAGAAACCATTAACAAAAACAAGGGTAagaagtttccctggtggctcactggtgaagaattctgcaacgcaggagatgatggttcgatccctgggtcaagaagatcccctagagaaggaaatggcaactccagtattgcctgggaaatctgaggctcctggtgggctacagtccatggggctgcagagtcagacacaactgagcaactaaacactcCAGGGACTTCTACCAAACGTCAAAGCCGGTCATGGAAGATGTTAAAAGCAGCAAACTACTGGATTTCAGTAAATGGTTTTCCTGCAAAATTGAAGTAATCAGATAGGCAACCTAGATGCCACGCAGGAAGGATGGAAAAGCTTAAGAAATTTCATGGATGGGTTACTCATCTTTAGAGGGCTTTGATCATTTCACTCAAAAATAACCCTTTCATcataaagtgaaagacaaagtaATGAAATGGGAGTTATGACTGCAGTATCTCTCGTTTCTTTGATGACACTGGAATCGAAAGTTAGAAACAGGAAGGTTCTTTGAAAATGGTAGTTTGtgtctcccccccaccccttcaATTTTGAGAAAACTAAACTCCCAATTTCTTTTGTGAGTTAGTAACTCGAATTCCTGCAGCCCTTTTTCGTTAAAGGTTTGGTACACAAAGAATACCCCCGATTTTTCTGTCAGGGTTAGTTGATGGCCTTATAGTTTAGAAGCCATTCTTAAGCAGAGTTCTTTCTGACCTTAATCCTTTTTTTGAGTTCCTTGGGTAGGTCCTACGAATGCAAACCCTAAAATGTGTGTGCCTTAAGGCAGCACAAATGGATTGAGGTTAAGTCTTGTGAGACTAACGAGAGCCAGGAACTTCACAAACGATTAAATCCACTAAATAAGACAAAACGGTGTAAACACACGCTTCTTAACACTTGTATCAGCTCTAAAGCCAATTCTGCATCCTTATAGTTAGCAGAACATAGCCTTACCCCTTTTTCTCAGCAGTCCTAATCTGCTGCTAGCGGCTGAGAAGTCCCGGCATTTCTGAGATGAGGCTCCCCTAGCTCCTGATTCCTGTCCGGTAACCGATGGTCTACAGACTTAGCGGCTCTCCCAGGTGGTCTGGACCCAGCCTTCCCCAGCAAGGTACCCGACACTTGGCCCGGAGCCGAGTCTCACGCCTCGCCGCGTCCCGAAAACCTGGCTCTCGCTTTCGCCtcacgccgccccgccccgcccccaggcgTTCGAACGGCCGAGAACTCTCGCCTAGTCGCTTCTCTTTCTCCGAGCGCGCAAGCGCAGGCCAGGGCTCCTCCCCTTAGGTGACGGGAGAGGCGTGTCCCAGCGCCCAACGATGACGTGTTCTTCCAGCGCCACGTCGTGAGGAAGTGTCCGTCCACTGGAGCAGTTGGAAGGCGCTGGCGGAGCTTGTCAAGGTGCTGGATTCAGGGTGGGGTGGACTGGAGGAGAGGGATTGACTGGGCGAGAGGCAGCTGTGGGACGGGCAAAAGGGACAGTGGAAGAGACAGTGAGAGAGTAAATAATTGGGAAAGCTCTAGGCTAGGAGGTCACGGGTGCAGTAGCTGAAAGGGTTGTCGACCTGGAGCATCGAAAGTCGGAAGCTGCCTTGGGgaagatggaaaaggaagaaggggGAAGGATCAGGGGGAAGGATCAGGATGTAGGCGCTACAATGTGACTGGAAGCTGACGTTTTCAATAGATGTTCAGAAAAAGGCGGTGCAGACACTGAGGGAGAAGGAGATAGCGGCAAGCTCCACCAAGCCCGTGGAACCAAGAAAAGGCCTCTGCCCTCAAAGTCCTGTTGTCTTATAAGTCTGGGTGGAGAAAGACTAGAGGTTTAGACCAGGGCCTTTGGGTTCTAATGCTGGCTGCTCTCTACCGTTTTTGGCGTAGTTGCAAGTCAGACGTAGTTGTTTGCCGGCGTGGTAACTTCTGATTCTCTTTCTTGTTTATACAGAGTTACCTGGTTGGTGTCTAATCGTCCTGGGCTGCTTCTCCGGGGCAAGAATTATGTCATGGGTCAAAGAAGGAGAGCTGTCATTTTGGGAGCGGTTCTGTGCCAATATCATAAAGGTGAGCAGTGGCCCACAGCCCCAGCTGGCCTTTTGGTTTGTTGGGTAATCTTATATCAAAACCTGTTATTAAAGTTGAGTAATCCCTCACGTTTATGGATTTATAATAGAATTTAGCAGTGGTGTGAAAGAGTCTTAGAATTGCAAGTCTACGTTTCTGGCAAATTACTGTCCTAACTCCCGCGTTTTCAGGAAACCTAGGACCTCCCCGTATCACTGGGCAGTACGGGCTGTTAGGTCTTCCTGAAATTTGTTTCCGTAGAACTTTGATCGGTTATTCCTAGTACTGTCTTCTGGGTTTAGATAAAAGAACTAATCTTGCTTTGATGTGATGGTAGAGCATAACGGTTAAGAGTTTGGGATCTGGAGGCAGACTATGAATGAAAGTCCTATTCTGTCATATACTAACCATGTGACTTTATATGGTGGTTTTGAGGATTAGATGAAACTACATAGAAAGCACTCACCACAGTGTCTAGCAGTTTTAATTACTATTGTTGGGGGTGCCTTTCAGCCATTTGAAGACTATAATCACTCTGTTTCCTACACTCTCCTTGGTTCCCCCAGATCTTCCCTCAGCTTTTTCTCTAGGAATCACAGCAAAGTTATATCCTCTGCATATGAAAGGTTTGAAATTGGAGCCAGTCAGCTTGGTTTCAGCCCCAGGCTGCCAAGCAGAAGGTAGCAGTGAATTTATGAGTAAGCTTTGAaccccacctccccacacacaaaaaatgccAAGTGATCTCAGACAGTGCAGGAAATGGAAAGCATCTCCTTAGGGAATCACTACAGTCTTGTGTTGGGAAGAACAAACTTCATAACTTTATCAGAATTTTTTTGTGGGGGGAGGCCTCTATGTAGGggacaaaaatagaaaatgtcaGAGTGTTGCAGGGCAAGCGGTCTATGAAGAAACCTTCCAGTGAGGGGAAATAGTTCAAGGAGTGAATTTTTGCTATGATGGACAACGTGAGGCTGCTCTAAGCCAGATAAGAAGTTTTGTTTGCCTCCCAAATGCCTTTTGTTTTGAAGTGTCTCCTGACatcgaatttttttttttttccagtgggttttgtcatacattgatatgaatcagccatagagttacacgtattccccatcccggtcccccgacattgaaatttttataaaaattttgagtgtcttctcttgtgaaaTAAGAAGATCCAACAATTTTAGGTCTCTGTTCATGTGTGACAGGACTCAG is a genomic window of Muntiacus reevesi chromosome 3, mMunRee1.1, whole genome shotgun sequence containing:
- the LIN28A gene encoding protein lin-28 homolog A gives rise to the protein MGSVSNQQFAGGCAKAPEEAPEDAARAAEEPQLLHGAGICKWFNVRMGFGFLSMTARAGVALDPPVDVFVHQSKLHMEGFRSLKEGEAVEFTFKKSAKGLESIRVTGPGGVFCIGSERRPKGKNMQKRRSKGDRCYNCGGLDHHAKECKLPPQPKKCHFCQSINHMVASCPLKAQQAPSSQGKPAYFREEEEEIHSSAMLPEAQN